One genomic window of Candidatus Cloacimonadota bacterium includes the following:
- a CDS encoding CinA family nicotinamide mononucleotide deamidase-related protein, which translates to MPNLTSMSFKSAVICIGNELLLGQTLNSNLAYLGSNMADLGIPVEYSVTIQDDHQAIIDALAECWNKYDVIISTGGLGPTQDDVTKNAIAAYFGKDLCFHEDVYRKVQDMFSIRGLFMPSTNRTQAMVPEGFTVLDNARGTAPGLYYGNGGKHLFVLQGVPLEMQYVFENHIQSLLLQAYPQANRLHIRNIHTYGIAESALAELLHLEELPQGVKLAWLPQTGRVDLRLYGSNRELIRIAEDYVHSKVSEYIWGYDHDSPAGMLIHLLKAKSISLAVAESCTGGLVQRLITDVSGASKVFVGGVVSYDNRIKTDVLHVKTDILERHGAVSECCARAMARGVKALCNTDVSIAITGIAGPDGGSAKKPVGTVYFGWQIGDKEFSMHKVFTGDRESIRFKASEAAILELIKTLRSF; encoded by the coding sequence TTGCCAAATCTTACTAGTATGAGCTTTAAGAGCGCAGTGATCTGCATAGGTAACGAATTGCTATTAGGGCAAACATTAAACAGTAATTTAGCCTATTTGGGCAGCAATATGGCAGATTTGGGTATTCCAGTGGAGTACAGTGTTACTATTCAAGACGATCATCAAGCAATAATTGATGCCCTTGCTGAATGTTGGAATAAATACGATGTTATTATAAGTACGGGGGGATTGGGCCCTACGCAAGATGATGTTACTAAGAATGCCATAGCTGCATATTTTGGCAAAGATTTATGCTTTCATGAAGATGTGTACAGGAAAGTGCAGGATATGTTTTCCATAAGGGGGCTCTTTATGCCGAGTACAAATAGAACTCAGGCTATGGTTCCAGAGGGATTTACGGTTTTAGATAATGCGCGTGGAACAGCCCCCGGATTGTACTATGGCAATGGTGGCAAACACCTTTTTGTGCTTCAGGGCGTGCCTTTGGAGATGCAATATGTGTTCGAAAATCATATCCAGTCTCTTTTGTTGCAGGCATATCCCCAAGCTAATAGACTACATATAAGGAATATTCACACTTATGGAATAGCTGAATCCGCTCTAGCTGAATTGTTGCATTTGGAAGAACTACCTCAGGGTGTAAAATTGGCGTGGCTTCCTCAAACCGGGAGAGTGGATTTGAGGCTATATGGAAGCAATCGCGAGTTAATTAGAATTGCCGAAGATTATGTGCACAGCAAAGTGAGTGAATATATTTGGGGATACGATCACGATAGTCCGGCAGGTATGTTAATTCATTTGCTTAAGGCTAAAAGTATAAGCCTTGCTGTTGCAGAATCTTGTACAGGGGGCTTGGTTCAAAGATTAATTACCGATGTTTCCGGAGCGTCAAAGGTGTTTGTTGGTGGAGTTGTAAGCTATGACAACAGAATAAAAACGGATGTTTTACATGTAAAGACAGATATTTTAGAACGGCATGGTGCGGTGAGTGAATGCTGTGCAAGGGCAATGGCGCGCGGTGTTAAGGCGTTATGTAATACAGATGTATCAATTGCCATAACCGGTATTGCCGGTCCGGATGGTGGTTCAGCAAAGAAGCCTGTAGGAACTGTATACTTTGGCTGGCAAATCGG